The Quadrisphaera sp. DSM 44207 genome window below encodes:
- a CDS encoding cysteine desulfurase — protein sequence MSTAGAALDVERLREDFPILARRLDGGAPLVYLDSAATSQKPRAVLEAVAEHDSRSNANVARSAHQLGAEATAAYEGAREAVAGFVGAAGPDEVVFTKNASEALNLVAGVLAWAPEPLRVGPGDEVLVTALEHHSNLVPWQLLCQRTGAVLRWVEVTDDGRLDLDSLDAQLSQRTRVVSLAWVSNVLGTVNPVAEVARRAHAVGALVVVDGAQAVPQLPVDVAALGADLLAFTGHKMCGPTGIGVLWGRRELLAQLPPFLGGGEMVGVVDLAGSTYAEPPHRFEAGTPPITQAVGLGAAVRYLQGVGMDAVAAHERAVTARLLDGLASVPGLRVLGPREAHERGGAVSFVLDGVHPHDVGQVLDSLGIAVRTGQHCARPLHVRFGVPATTRASSYLYTTEAEVDALVDGLERVRHFFGAPGLARAGG from the coding sequence ATGAGCACCGCAGGAGCGGCGCTGGACGTCGAGCGGCTGCGCGAGGACTTCCCCATCCTCGCGCGCCGCCTCGACGGGGGCGCACCGCTGGTCTACCTCGACTCCGCCGCGACCTCCCAGAAGCCGCGCGCGGTGCTCGAGGCCGTGGCCGAGCACGACAGCCGCTCCAACGCCAACGTCGCGCGCTCGGCGCACCAGCTGGGCGCCGAGGCGACGGCGGCCTACGAGGGCGCGCGCGAGGCCGTCGCCGGCTTCGTCGGCGCCGCCGGCCCGGACGAGGTGGTCTTCACCAAGAACGCCTCGGAGGCGCTGAACCTCGTCGCGGGCGTGCTCGCGTGGGCGCCGGAGCCGCTGCGCGTCGGGCCGGGCGACGAGGTGCTCGTCACGGCGCTGGAGCACCACTCCAACCTCGTGCCCTGGCAGCTGCTGTGCCAGCGCACCGGCGCGGTGCTGCGGTGGGTGGAGGTCACCGACGACGGGCGCCTGGACCTCGACTCCCTCGACGCGCAGCTGTCGCAGCGCACGAGGGTCGTCTCCCTGGCGTGGGTCTCCAACGTCCTCGGCACCGTCAACCCGGTCGCCGAGGTGGCCCGGCGCGCGCACGCCGTCGGCGCCCTCGTGGTCGTCGACGGCGCCCAGGCGGTGCCGCAGCTACCCGTGGACGTCGCCGCCCTCGGCGCCGACCTGCTCGCCTTCACGGGCCACAAGATGTGCGGGCCCACCGGGATCGGCGTGCTCTGGGGGCGCCGGGAGCTGCTGGCGCAGCTGCCGCCGTTCCTCGGCGGCGGGGAGATGGTCGGCGTCGTCGACCTCGCCGGCTCCACCTACGCCGAGCCGCCGCACCGCTTCGAGGCCGGCACGCCGCCCATCACCCAGGCGGTCGGGCTCGGCGCCGCGGTGCGGTACCTGCAGGGCGTCGGCATGGACGCCGTCGCCGCGCACGAGCGGGCCGTCACGGCCCGCCTGCTCGACGGCCTGGCGAGCGTGCCGGGCCTGCGGGTGCTCGGCCCCCGCGAGGCGCACGAGCGCGGCGGCGCGGTCTCCTTCGTCCTCGACGGGGTGCACCCGCACGACGTCGGGCAGGTGCTGGACTCCCTCGGCATCGCCGTGCGCACCGGCCAGCACTGCGCCCGGCCGCTGCACGTGCGCTTCGGCGTGCCGGCCACGACCCGGGCGTCGTCCTACCTGTACACCACCGAGGCGGAGGTCGACGCGCTCGTCGACGGCCTGGAGCGGGTGCGGCACTTCTTCGGCGCCCCGGGCCTGGCCCGGGCGGGAGGGTGA
- the sufC gene encoding Fe-S cluster assembly ATPase SufC, translating into MSTLEIRDLHVTVDTPDAGAKEILRGVDLTVRSGETHAIMGPNGSGKSTLAYSIAGHPKYTVTSGSVALDGEDVLEMSVDERARAGLFLAMQYPVEVPGVTVSNFLRTAKTAIDGTAPNLRHWTKDVRTAMQALRMDPAFAERNVNEGFSGGEKKRHEILQMELLQPKFAVLDETDSGLDVDALKIVSEGVNRLRATGESGVLLITHYTRILRYVTPDFVHVFVAGRVAEEGGPELAEDLEENGYDRFLTPA; encoded by the coding sequence ATGTCCACCCTGGAGATCCGCGACCTGCACGTCACGGTCGACACCCCCGACGCCGGCGCCAAGGAGATCCTGCGCGGCGTCGACCTGACCGTCCGCTCCGGAGAGACCCACGCGATCATGGGCCCGAACGGCTCGGGCAAGTCGACGCTGGCCTACTCCATCGCCGGGCACCCGAAGTACACCGTCACCAGCGGCTCCGTGGCGCTGGACGGCGAGGACGTCCTGGAGATGAGCGTCGACGAGCGCGCCCGCGCGGGCCTGTTCCTCGCCATGCAGTACCCGGTGGAGGTGCCGGGCGTGACGGTGTCGAACTTCCTGCGCACCGCCAAGACCGCGATCGACGGCACGGCGCCGAACCTGCGGCACTGGACCAAGGACGTGCGCACCGCCATGCAGGCCCTGCGCATGGACCCCGCCTTCGCCGAGCGCAACGTCAACGAGGGCTTCTCGGGCGGCGAGAAGAAGCGCCACGAGATCCTCCAGATGGAGCTGCTGCAGCCGAAGTTCGCCGTCCTCGACGAGACCGACTCCGGCCTGGACGTCGACGCCCTGAAGATCGTCTCCGAGGGCGTCAACCGGCTGCGCGCCACCGGGGAGTCCGGCGTGCTGCTGATCACCCACTACACGCGGATCCTGCGCTACGTGACGCCGGACTTCGTCCACGTCTTCGTGGCCGGCCGCGTGGCCGAGGAGGGCGGGCCCGAGCTCGCCGAGGACCTCGAGGAGAACGGCTACGACCGCTTCCTCACCCCGGCCTGA
- a CDS encoding non-heme iron oxygenase ferredoxin subunit, whose translation MSAQRVCALADVPQVGAVRVSATSADGAEVPVAVVRDEDGALHAVSDLCSHQDIALSEGDVEGCEIECWLHGSRFDLRTGEPSSLPATAPIPVYRLTVSGDDVLVDVDAEPAA comes from the coding sequence GTGAGCGCGCAGCGCGTGTGCGCCCTCGCCGACGTCCCGCAGGTCGGCGCCGTGCGCGTGAGCGCCACGAGCGCCGACGGCGCGGAGGTGCCCGTGGCCGTCGTGCGCGACGAGGACGGCGCCCTGCACGCCGTCTCGGACCTGTGCAGCCACCAGGACATCGCCCTGTCCGAAGGCGACGTCGAGGGCTGCGAGATCGAGTGCTGGCTGCACGGGTCGCGCTTCGACCTGCGCACCGGCGAGCCGAGCAGCCTGCCGGCCACCGCCCCGATCCCCGTCTACCGGCTGACCGTCTCCGGTGACGACGTCCTCGTGGACGTCGACGCCGAGCCGGCCGCCTGA
- the sufD gene encoding Fe-S cluster assembly protein SufD gives MADARSTTEAVTAAVEDAVRGVVEALRPGDAPDGAGDERRQEKAVDLAAAAPADVAIDSSVAAGPGYSPADARPGTRDELDARASGGGPDGAAGGGAQHGLGAHSHGAGVPEASRAERLTSFAVDDFPVPTGREEEWRFTPLGPLAPLFAPDAGAAAGLTTTVEAPDGVTHTRVGAGDPARGVAFVPGDRAAAVAYADAAGADVVRIAPEASLEAPVRVAVRSSGARGAGHLVVDAGPFSRATVVVHHAGSGAVASGVEVRVGDGAQLTVVSVQQWDEDAVHASQHDALVGRDATFKHVVVTLGGAVVRLGATVRYAGPGGDAELLGVYFADAGQHLEHRSFVDHAAPSCRSNVMYKGALQGATAHTVWVGDVLIRDGALGTDTYELNRNLVLTPGARADSVPNLEIETGEIVGAGHASATGRFDDEQLFYLQSRGIPEELARRLVVRAFFADVLQKIGVAEVTDALMAAIEAELEQAALPAVGTGEAPVPLTGAATLGAGA, from the coding sequence ATGGCGGACGCGCGCAGCACCACGGAAGCCGTCACCGCCGCGGTCGAGGACGCCGTGCGGGGCGTCGTCGAGGCGCTCCGCCCCGGCGACGCCCCGGACGGGGCCGGTGACGAGCGCCGGCAGGAGAAGGCCGTGGACCTGGCGGCCGCGGCTCCCGCGGACGTCGCCATCGACAGCTCGGTCGCGGCCGGCCCCGGGTACTCCCCGGCCGACGCGCGCCCGGGCACCCGCGACGAGCTCGACGCCCGTGCGAGCGGGGGCGGGCCCGACGGCGCGGCGGGGGGCGGGGCCCAGCACGGGCTGGGCGCCCACTCCCACGGCGCCGGGGTGCCGGAGGCCAGCCGCGCCGAGCGGCTGACCTCCTTCGCCGTCGACGACTTCCCCGTGCCCACGGGCCGGGAGGAGGAGTGGCGCTTCACCCCCCTCGGGCCGCTGGCGCCGCTCTTCGCCCCCGACGCCGGCGCCGCGGCGGGCCTGACCACCACCGTCGAGGCCCCCGACGGCGTCACGCACACCCGCGTCGGCGCCGGCGACCCCGCGCGCGGGGTCGCCTTCGTGCCCGGTGACCGGGCCGCGGCCGTCGCCTACGCCGACGCCGCCGGCGCGGACGTCGTCCGCATCGCCCCCGAGGCCTCCCTCGAGGCGCCCGTGCGCGTCGCGGTGCGCTCGAGCGGGGCCCGGGGCGCGGGCCACCTCGTGGTCGACGCCGGGCCGTTCAGCCGCGCCACCGTCGTGGTCCACCACGCCGGGTCCGGCGCGGTCGCCAGCGGCGTGGAGGTGCGCGTCGGCGACGGCGCGCAGCTGACCGTCGTCAGCGTCCAGCAGTGGGACGAGGACGCGGTGCACGCCAGCCAGCACGACGCCCTCGTCGGCCGCGACGCGACGTTCAAGCACGTCGTCGTCACCCTCGGCGGCGCCGTGGTGCGGCTGGGGGCGACGGTGCGCTACGCCGGCCCGGGCGGCGACGCGGAGCTGCTCGGCGTCTACTTCGCCGACGCGGGCCAGCACCTGGAGCACCGCTCGTTCGTCGACCACGCCGCGCCCAGCTGCCGCAGCAACGTCATGTACAAGGGCGCGCTGCAGGGCGCCACGGCCCACACCGTCTGGGTCGGGGACGTGCTGATCCGCGACGGGGCGCTGGGCACCGACACCTACGAGCTCAACCGCAACCTCGTGCTCACCCCGGGCGCGCGCGCCGACTCGGTGCCGAACCTGGAGATCGAGACGGGCGAGATCGTCGGCGCCGGGCACGCCAGCGCCACCGGCCGCTTCGACGACGAGCAGCTGTTCTACCTGCAGTCGCGCGGGATCCCGGAGGAGCTGGCGCGCCGCCTCGTCGTCCGGGCCTTCTTCGCCGACGTGCTGCAGAAGATCGGCGTCGCGGAGGTCACCGACGCGCTCATGGCGGCCATCGAGGCCGAGCTGGAGCAGGCGGCGCTGCCGGCCGTCGGCACCGGCGAGGCGCCCGTGCCCCTGACCGGCGCCGCGACGCTGGGGGCGGGGGCGTGA
- the sufB gene encoding Fe-S cluster assembly protein SufB, with product MTAELSDIEARNPELQGLGTYQYGWADADTAGATARRGLSEDVVREISALKGEPDWMLRTRLKALRLFDRKPMPDWGSDLSDIDFDNIKYFVRSTEKQATSWDELPEDIKNTYDRLGIPEAEKQRLVAGVAAQYESEVVYHQIREDLEAQGVIFVDTDTGLREHPELFAEYFGSVIPPGDNKFAALNTAVWSGGSFIYVPPGVHVDIPLQAYFRINTENMGQFERTLIIADEGSYVHYVEGCTAPIYTSDSLHSAVVEIVVKKNARVRYTTIQNWSNNVYNLVTKRATAAEGATMEWVDGNIGSKVTMKYPAIFLLGEHAKGETLSIAFAGEGQHQDAGAKMVHAAPHTSSSIISKSVARSGGRASYRGLVQVLEGAGHSASTVRCDALLVDSNSRSDTYPYVDVREDDVVMGHEATVSKVSEDQLFYLMSRGMAEDEAMAMIVRGFIEPIARELPMEYALELNRLIELQMEGAVG from the coding sequence ATGACCGCCGAGCTGTCCGACATCGAGGCCCGCAACCCCGAGCTCCAGGGGCTGGGCACCTACCAGTACGGGTGGGCCGACGCCGACACCGCCGGCGCCACCGCGCGCCGCGGCCTGTCCGAGGACGTCGTCCGCGAGATCTCCGCCCTCAAGGGCGAGCCGGACTGGATGCTGCGCACCCGCCTGAAGGCGCTGCGCCTGTTCGACCGCAAGCCGATGCCGGACTGGGGCAGCGACCTGTCCGACATCGACTTCGACAACATCAAGTACTTCGTGCGCTCCACCGAGAAGCAGGCGACGTCCTGGGACGAGCTGCCCGAGGACATCAAGAACACCTACGACCGGCTCGGCATCCCCGAGGCGGAGAAGCAGCGCCTCGTCGCCGGCGTCGCCGCGCAGTACGAGTCCGAGGTCGTCTACCACCAGATCCGCGAGGACCTCGAGGCCCAGGGCGTGATCTTCGTCGACACCGACACGGGCCTGCGCGAGCACCCGGAGCTGTTCGCCGAGTACTTCGGCTCCGTCATCCCGCCGGGGGACAACAAGTTCGCCGCGCTGAACACGGCCGTGTGGTCCGGCGGGTCGTTCATCTACGTGCCGCCGGGCGTGCACGTGGACATCCCGCTGCAGGCCTACTTCCGGATCAACACCGAGAACATGGGCCAGTTCGAGCGCACGCTGATCATCGCGGACGAGGGCTCGTACGTGCACTACGTCGAGGGCTGCACCGCGCCGATCTACACGTCCGACTCGCTGCACTCCGCGGTCGTGGAGATCGTCGTGAAGAAGAACGCCCGCGTGCGGTACACGACGATCCAGAACTGGTCGAACAACGTGTACAACCTGGTCACCAAGCGGGCGACCGCCGCCGAGGGCGCGACCATGGAGTGGGTCGACGGCAACATCGGCTCCAAGGTCACGATGAAGTACCCGGCGATCTTCCTGCTCGGCGAGCACGCCAAGGGCGAGACGCTGTCCATCGCCTTCGCCGGCGAGGGCCAGCACCAGGACGCCGGCGCGAAGATGGTCCACGCGGCGCCGCACACGTCGTCCTCGATCATCTCCAAGTCGGTGGCCCGCAGCGGCGGGCGCGCCTCCTACCGCGGCCTGGTGCAGGTGCTCGAGGGCGCCGGCCACTCGGCGTCCACGGTGCGCTGCGACGCGCTGCTGGTGGACAGCAACTCCCGCTCCGACACCTACCCGTACGTCGACGTCCGCGAGGACGACGTCGTCATGGGCCACGAGGCCACGGTGTCCAAGGTCAGCGAGGACCAGCTGTTCTACCTGATGTCGCGCGGCATGGCCGAGGACGAGGCGATGGCGATGATCGTGCGCGGCTTCATCGAGCCGATCGCGCGCGAGCTGCCGATGGAGTACGCCCTCGAGCTGAACCGGCTCATCGAGCTGCAGATGGAAGGAGCGGTCGGCTGA
- a CDS encoding metalloregulator ArsR/SmtB family transcription factor — MESVDGESRTRRRVLSAVLTRGPVTAGALADALGLTPAAVRRHLDALTADGLVAAHDLVRTGGRGRPARTVTATAAGRAAVRPRGGAGAGEELAAAALHRLAALGGREAVTAFAEDRARALEVRCAPALAAAGPGLAERVDALAGALSHEGYAASTRPVVPPRASAARRAPGRAPGRPAGRAPSAAGAVHAVQLCQGACPVAHVAGEFPELCRAETDAFSRLLGVHVQRLATLAHGEHACTTHVPVASPRSGTSTTRATSRTSTSPTSTSRQTPRTTASPEGTHPA, encoded by the coding sequence GTGGAAAGCGTGGACGGGGAGAGCAGGACGCGCCGGCGCGTGCTGTCGGCCGTCCTCACCCGGGGCCCGGTGACGGCCGGCGCGCTCGCGGACGCGCTGGGCCTGACGCCCGCGGCGGTGCGCCGCCACCTCGACGCCCTGACCGCCGACGGCCTGGTCGCCGCGCACGACCTCGTGCGCACCGGCGGGCGCGGCCGGCCCGCCCGCACGGTCACCGCCACGGCCGCCGGCCGCGCCGCGGTGCGCCCGCGCGGGGGCGCCGGGGCCGGGGAGGAGCTGGCGGCCGCCGCGCTGCACCGCCTCGCGGCCCTGGGCGGGCGCGAGGCCGTGACCGCCTTCGCGGAGGACCGCGCGCGGGCCCTGGAGGTCCGCTGCGCCCCCGCCCTGGCCGCGGCCGGCCCCGGCCTCGCCGAGCGCGTCGACGCCCTCGCCGGAGCGCTCTCGCACGAGGGCTACGCTGCCTCGACCCGCCCGGTGGTCCCTCCCCGCGCCTCCGCGGCGCGGCGCGCACCGGGCCGGGCGCCGGGACGGCCCGCGGGTCGTGCGCCGTCCGCTGCCGGCGCCGTCCACGCCGTCCAGCTGTGCCAGGGGGCGTGCCCCGTGGCGCACGTGGCGGGCGAGTTCCCGGAGCTGTGCCGCGCCGAGACGGACGCGTTCTCGCGGCTGCTCGGCGTGCACGTGCAGCGGCTCGCCACGCTCGCCCACGGCGAGCACGCGTGCACCACCCACGTCCCCGTCGCCTCGCCCCGCAGCGGCACCAGCACCACCCGCGCCACCAGCCGCACCAGCACCTCCCCGACCAGCACCTCCCGCCAGACCCCCCGCACCACCGCCTCCCCGGAAGGGACGCATCCCGCATGA
- a CDS encoding ABC transporter ATP-binding protein — protein MGAAATAGGAPGGRDAVPALVVSGLVKRYGRRAAVDGLSLLAQRGAVTAVLGPNGAGKTTAVECCVGLRSPDAGTLRVLGLDPVRDRAALRGRVGVVLQDGGLPNGAPALGVLRHVASLHEDPMDVDALADLLGLHPVARTSVRRLSGGQRQRLALAAAVVGRPELLFLDEPSAGLDPQGRQVVWDLLERLRDAGVAIVLTTHSMPETERLADTVVVVRSGRAVASGTVAELTGAGGEERLSFATTPGLDLQPLRRALPTAVAVAEPAPGRYEVRAVDGSPGAVDPRVVATVASWCAAAGVMPTGLTVGARSLEEVVLELTGSEADWQRSGS, from the coding sequence CTGGGGGCAGCGGCCACGGCGGGAGGCGCACCCGGCGGGCGCGACGCCGTCCCCGCCCTGGTCGTCTCCGGGCTCGTCAAGCGCTACGGGCGCCGCGCCGCGGTGGACGGGCTGTCCCTGCTCGCGCAGCGCGGCGCCGTCACGGCCGTGCTCGGGCCCAACGGCGCGGGCAAGACCACGGCGGTGGAGTGCTGCGTGGGGCTGCGCTCCCCTGACGCCGGCACCCTGCGGGTGCTCGGGCTGGACCCGGTGCGCGACCGCGCCGCCCTGCGCGGGCGCGTCGGCGTCGTGCTGCAGGACGGCGGGCTGCCCAACGGGGCGCCGGCGCTGGGCGTGCTGCGCCACGTCGCCTCCCTGCACGAGGACCCGATGGACGTCGACGCGCTGGCGGACCTCCTCGGCCTGCACCCGGTGGCGCGCACGAGCGTGCGGCGGCTGTCCGGCGGCCAGCGCCAGCGCCTCGCCCTGGCCGCGGCCGTGGTCGGCCGCCCGGAGCTGCTCTTCCTCGACGAGCCGAGCGCGGGGCTGGACCCCCAGGGCCGCCAGGTGGTGTGGGACCTGCTGGAGCGCCTGCGCGACGCGGGCGTCGCCATCGTGCTGACGACGCACTCCATGCCCGAGACCGAGCGGCTGGCGGACACCGTCGTCGTCGTCCGCTCCGGGCGGGCCGTGGCGAGCGGCACCGTGGCGGAGCTGACCGGCGCCGGCGGCGAGGAGCGGCTGAGCTTCGCGACCACCCCGGGCCTGGACCTGCAGCCGCTGCGCAGGGCGCTGCCGACCGCGGTGGCCGTGGCCGAGCCGGCGCCGGGGCGCTACGAGGTGCGCGCCGTCGACGGCAGCCCCGGTGCGGTCGACCCCCGGGTCGTGGCCACGGTGGCCTCCTGGTGCGCGGCCGCCGGGGTGATGCCGACGGGCCTGACGGTGGGCGCGCGCAGCCTGGAGGAGGTCGTCCTGGAGCTGACCGGCAGCGAGGCCGACTGGCAGCGGAGCGGGTCGTGA
- a CDS encoding ABC transporter permease, translated as MSAEAGSQAPGAVRPGAAGLALAPGGGPAPAARRVLAQAAFDTRVLLRNGEQLLVSLVLPALALVALVRLPLGDLGVPAELAALPRVDVVVPGVLALAVVSTAFTGQAIQLGFDRRYGVLRLLATTPLGRGGLLAGRVLAVLAVEVLQVLVLGALGAALGWRPLAAGAAGLAALALALLAGTAAFVALALLLAGTLRAEAVLALANLVFLLLVAGGGLLLPRSALPGPLSAVVAVLPSGALGDAARAALLDGAVAVVPVLVLLAWAAAAAALVVRVFRWS; from the coding sequence GTGAGCGCCGAGGCCGGGTCGCAGGCGCCGGGGGCGGTCCGCCCCGGCGCGGCCGGGCTGGCCCTGGCGCCCGGCGGAGGGCCGGCGCCCGCCGCGCGCCGGGTCCTCGCGCAGGCCGCCTTCGACACCCGCGTGCTGCTGCGCAACGGCGAGCAGCTGCTCGTCAGCCTCGTGCTCCCCGCCCTGGCGCTGGTGGCGCTGGTGCGCCTGCCGCTGGGGGACCTCGGGGTGCCGGCGGAGCTGGCGGCCCTGCCCCGCGTCGACGTCGTCGTGCCCGGCGTGCTGGCCCTGGCCGTGGTCTCCACCGCCTTCACCGGCCAGGCGATCCAGCTCGGCTTCGACCGCCGCTACGGCGTCCTGAGGCTGCTGGCCACGACGCCGCTCGGGCGCGGCGGGCTGCTCGCCGGGCGCGTGCTCGCCGTGCTCGCCGTGGAGGTCCTGCAGGTGCTGGTCCTCGGCGCCCTCGGCGCCGCTCTGGGCTGGCGGCCGCTCGCCGCCGGCGCCGCCGGGCTGGCCGCGCTCGCCCTCGCCCTGCTCGCGGGCACCGCCGCGTTCGTGGCCCTGGCGCTGCTGCTGGCGGGCACGCTGCGCGCCGAGGCGGTCCTGGCCCTGGCCAACCTCGTCTTCCTCCTCCTCGTCGCGGGCGGCGGGCTGCTGCTGCCCCGCTCGGCGCTGCCCGGCCCGCTGTCCGCGGTGGTGGCGGTGCTGCCCTCCGGCGCCCTGGGCGACGCCGCGCGCGCGGCGCTGCTCGACGGCGCGGTGGCCGTCGTCCCGGTGCTGGTGCTGCTCGCCTGGGCCGCGGCCGCCGCGGCCCTCGTCGTGCGCGTCTTCCGCTGGAGCTGA
- a CDS encoding heme A synthase — translation MSAVRGRGAARPVGRGTTSGRWLGPVLVAQLVAEIGIVLTGGLVRLTGSGLGCPTWPQCVPGSYVPTVEQAEGFHKHIEFGNRLLTFVVGALAVAALVAVWRLRPQRPLLRLLAAAPLVGVLAQGVIGGITVRTGLNPLTVALHFLVSMALIAVSTLLVLRAREGDGPPRPLVHPALVWWGRLVAVVAAVVLVLGTLVTGAGPHSGDADEPARLAVDPRTLSWLHADAVLLFVGLVVGLAVTLRVVGAPAVTARRALLVVGVTLAQGALGYTQYALDLARPLVWLHMLGACLLVVAVTALLVSLRERGDGPGDAATGPLPPRHERGLVASR, via the coding sequence GTGAGCGCTGTGCGAGGCCGCGGGGCGGCCAGGCCCGTGGGCCGCGGGACGACGTCCGGCCGCTGGCTGGGGCCGGTGCTGGTGGCCCAGCTCGTCGCGGAGATCGGGATCGTGCTCACCGGCGGCCTGGTGCGCCTGACCGGCTCGGGGCTCGGGTGCCCCACGTGGCCGCAGTGCGTGCCCGGCTCCTACGTGCCGACGGTCGAGCAGGCCGAGGGGTTCCACAAGCACATCGAGTTCGGCAACCGGCTGCTGACCTTCGTCGTCGGCGCGCTCGCCGTCGCCGCCCTCGTCGCCGTGTGGCGCCTGCGCCCCCAGCGCCCGCTGCTGCGGCTGCTGGCGGCCGCGCCGCTGGTCGGCGTGCTGGCGCAGGGCGTCATCGGCGGCATCACCGTGCGCACCGGGCTGAACCCGCTGACCGTCGCGCTGCACTTCCTCGTCTCGATGGCGCTGATCGCGGTCTCGACGCTGCTGGTGCTGCGCGCGCGCGAGGGCGACGGGCCGCCGCGCCCGCTCGTGCACCCCGCGCTGGTGTGGTGGGGGCGGCTGGTCGCCGTCGTCGCCGCCGTCGTCCTCGTGCTCGGCACGCTCGTGACGGGGGCCGGGCCGCACTCCGGCGACGCGGACGAGCCCGCGCGCCTGGCCGTGGACCCGCGCACGCTCAGCTGGCTGCACGCCGACGCCGTGCTGCTCTTCGTCGGCCTCGTCGTCGGGCTCGCGGTGACGCTGCGCGTCGTCGGCGCTCCCGCGGTCACCGCCCGGCGCGCCCTGCTCGTCGTCGGCGTCACGCTGGCCCAGGGCGCGCTGGGCTACACCCAGTACGCGCTCGACCTCGCCCGCCCCCTGGTGTGGCTGCACATGCTCGGCGCGTGCCTGCTCGTCGTCGCCGTCACGGCGCTGCTGGTCTCGCTGCGCGAGCGCGGCGACGGCCCGGGCGACGCGGCGACGGGCCCCCTGCCGCCCCGGCACGAGCGCGGCCTCGTCGCCTCGCGCTGA
- a CDS encoding heme o synthase: MTAVEHVAPSPARWTTGQRLLGFVALTKPRIIELLLMTTVPTMMLADRGLPPLGLLGATLVGGTLAAASANALNCYLDRDIDMRMHRTGRRPLVTGVVRPGEALAFGLGLGVVAVAWLALVVNGLSALLAGLAIAFYVLVYTLGLKRRTRQNIVWGGAAGCMPVLIGWSAVTGSLSWTPWVLFAVIFLWTPPHYWPLSIKYRDDYAEVGVPMLPVVATPTAVGRQVVAYTWATVAATLLLVPVAGTGPVYAGAAVLLGAWFVAEAHGLLRRARRVASADEVRAMRLFHVSISYLTLLFLALAVDAVLPHRLL; the protein is encoded by the coding sequence GAGCACGTCGCCCCGTCCCCGGCCCGGTGGACCACCGGCCAGCGCCTGCTCGGCTTCGTGGCGCTCACGAAGCCGCGGATCATCGAGCTGCTGCTCATGACCACCGTGCCGACGATGATGCTGGCCGACCGGGGCCTGCCGCCCCTGGGCCTGCTGGGCGCGACCCTCGTCGGCGGCACGCTCGCCGCGGCGAGCGCGAACGCCCTGAACTGCTACCTCGACCGCGACATCGACATGCGGATGCACCGCACCGGGCGCCGCCCGCTCGTGACCGGCGTGGTGCGCCCGGGCGAGGCGCTCGCGTTCGGCCTCGGGCTCGGGGTCGTGGCGGTCGCGTGGCTGGCCCTCGTCGTCAACGGGCTCTCGGCGCTGCTGGCCGGGCTGGCGATCGCGTTCTACGTGCTCGTCTACACCCTCGGCCTCAAGCGGCGCACGCGGCAGAACATCGTCTGGGGCGGCGCCGCCGGCTGCATGCCCGTGCTCATCGGGTGGTCCGCGGTCACGGGCAGCCTCTCGTGGACGCCCTGGGTGCTGTTCGCGGTGATCTTCCTCTGGACGCCGCCGCACTACTGGCCGCTGTCGATCAAGTACCGGGACGACTACGCCGAGGTCGGCGTCCCGATGCTGCCCGTGGTCGCCACCCCCACCGCCGTCGGGCGCCAGGTGGTCGCGTACACGTGGGCGACCGTCGCGGCGACGCTGCTGCTCGTGCCGGTGGCGGGCACCGGGCCGGTCTACGCCGGGGCCGCCGTCCTGCTGGGGGCCTGGTTCGTCGCGGAGGCGCACGGGCTGCTGCGCCGCGCGCGGCGCGTGGCCAGCGCTGACGAGGTGCGCGCGATGCGCCTGTTCCACGTCTCGATCAGCTACCTGACGCTGCTGTTCCTGGCCCTGGCCGTGGACGCCGTCCTGCCGCACCGCCTCCTCTGA